The sequence below is a genomic window from Sphingomonas jaspsi DSM 18422.
GCTGTGGACGTCCGGATTTTCGATCGGTTCGGACGTCACGAGGATGCCGGGGTCCGACACCTCTTGGGTCTGGTCGTGATCCATCTGGCCATGATCCATGGGCATCGCGCCCATGTCGTCATGGCCGGAATGATTCTGGGCAGCGGCGGGCGCCGCGAGCATCGTCGCCGCGAGCAGCAGAGAAATACGGGTCATCGAGTTTGAACTTTCAAGCAAAAGCGCGCGACCGCATTACGCGTCGCGAAAGGATTTGGTTTCTCGGATGCTCAAAAGGATCGCGGAGGCGGCGGGTCGGCCGAAACGGATATTCCGGTCGGCGCCGGAGGGTGGAAATAAGCCACGACGGTCGCGCGCGGTACGCCATGATCCGCCACAGCACTGCTCATCAGGACTGGCAAGGCGGCATTGCAGCAACCGTCCTGCTGGACGGTCTTGCCGTGCTTGATCATCCCGTCATGCCCGGCATCGCTTCGGTCGCAGTGCGATACTCCGCGATCCGGCATTGCGGTCGCGGCCACGACAGGCGATCCGGCGATGCCGACGAGCGCCATCAGCAACAGTAGACCGGCAAGGAAATGGCGCACGGGGCGTCCTAAAGAAGGAAGTAAGGCGTCGGATCCACGACGGAGGGCACCGACCGCGATGTCCGGCACTCCGGCTCCTTGCGGCGGATTTGCTGCGTCTGGACCGTGGCCGAGGAAGCGCGCGGCTGCTGGGCCTGCTCGCCCTTCGAACAGGTCGAACGGCGCGGCGCTTCGGCAGCGATCGAGGCCGCCGGAACGGCCGCCGCGACGAGCAATCCAAGGATGATGCGCCCCTGCATGGCGCTCACTTAACGGTTTAACGGATGAACCGCAAATGAATCGCGACGAGCGGGGTCTCTAGACCAGTCGCGACTGCTTGACCGCGGCACCGATGAAGCCCGCGAACAGCGGATGCGGTTCGAACGGGCGACTCTTCAGTTCCGGGTGGAACTGGACGCCGATGAACCAGGGATGGTCCGGCCGCTCGACGATTTCGGGAAGCTCGCCGTCGGGCGACAGGCCCGAAAACACCAGACCGCCCTTTTCGAGCGCGTCGCGGTAGTGCGCGTTGACCTCGTAGCGATGGCGGTGCCGTTCGCTGATCTCGGTCGCGCCATAGACGGTTGCGACATGGCTGTTGCCCTTGAGCGCCGCCGTGTAGGCGCCCAATCGCATCGTGCCGCCCAAGTCTGTCGCCTCGGTCCGCTTCTGCAGGCCTTCCGAGCTCATCCATTCGGTGATGAGGCCGACGACCGGCTCCGACGTTTCGCCGAATTCGGTGGTCGACGCGCCTTCGATGCCCGCGGTATTCCGCGCACCCTCGATGCACGCCATCTGCATGCCGAGGCAGATGCCGAAGAAAGGCACCTCGCGTTCGCGGGCGAACTTGACCGAAGCGATCTTGCCTTCGCTGCCGCGCTCGCCGAAGCCGCCGGGGACGAGGATGCCGTGGAGCGGCTCCAGCTCGGCGGCTAGGTCGACATCGTTCTTTTCGAAGATTTCGGCATCGATCCAGCGGATGTTGACCTTCACCCGGTTGGCAAGACCGCCGTGGACCAGCGCTTCGCGCAGCGATTTATAGGCGTCGGGCAGGCCGACATATTTGCCGACGACGCCGATGGTGACTTCGCCTTCCGGATGGTCGACCCGGTCCATGATGTCGGTCCAGCGCGTCAGGTCAGGGTCCGGCGCATCGGTAATGCCGAAGACCTTGAGCACTTCGTCGTCGAGGCCTTCGTTATGATATTGCAGCGGCACGTCGTAGATCGAGCGGGCGTCCAGCGCCTGGATGACGGCCGATTCCGGCACGTTGCAGAATAGCGCGATCTTGGCGCGCTCTGCCTTCGGGATTTCGCGTTCCGCCCGGCACAGCAGGACGTCGGGCTGGATGCCGTAGCTCGTCATTTCGCGGACGCTGTGCTGGGTCGGCTTGGTCTTCAACTCACCCGCCGCTGCCAGATAGGGTACCAGCGTGGTGTGGACGAAACAGGCCTGGCCGCGGCCCAGCTCGTTCTTCAGCTGGCGGATGGCTTCGACGAAGGGCAGCGATTCGATGTCGCCGACCGTGCCGCCGATTTCGCAGATGACGAAGTCGAGGCCGTCCGTGTCCGCCTGCGCGAATTCCTTGATCGCGTTGGTAACGTGCGGGACCACCTGCACCGTCGCGCCCAAATAATCGCCGCGCCGTTCACGCGCGATGATGTCGCGGTAGATGCGACCCGAGGTGATGTTGTCGCTCTGGCGGGCCGACACGCCGGTGAAGCGTTCGTAGTGGCCGAGGTCGAGGTCGGTTTCCGCCCCGTCGTCGGTCACATAGACTTCGCCGTGCTGATAAGGCGACATCGTCCCAGGATCGACATTCAGATAAGGGTCGAACTTGCGAATGCGCACGGAAAAACCGCGTGCCTGAAGTAGCGCCCCGAGGGACGCCGCGAGAAGACCTTTGCCGAGGCTGGAGACCACGCCGCCGGTGATGAAAATATACCGCGCCATGGGAGTCGGGCCTTAGGGGCGAGCGCCTGCCCATGGCAAGCGCCCGAATCAAAAAAACTTGCGAAAACCACTTGGGCGTCGGCGCGGAACCGACGAACCGACCCGTTACTGCGCCAGTGGAACGGCCGGTGCCGTCTCGTTGCCGGTGGGTGCCGCAGGGGTGGCGGGCGCGGTTTGGACCGGCTGGTCCTTCACCAGCGACGTGTCGACGCTCGTCGATTCCCGCGTCACGCCGGCAATGGCGGCCAGCAGGATCGACAGGGTGATGAAGGCTGCGCCGAGGATGGCCGTCGCGCGGGTCAGGAAATCCGCCGCGCCGCGCGCCGTCATGAAGCCCGACGACGAACCGCCGACGCCAAGGCCGCCGCCTTCGCTGCGCTGCATCAGGATGGCGGTCACCAGCAACAGGGCGACGATCGCCTGGACGACAAGAAGGAATTTGAACATCGAAACCGCGATCCTGAATTGAAGTTTGGCGAGCCCTTAGCTTTTGCGGGCGGCTTCGACAATGGGAAGGAAGTCGGCGGCTTTCAATGACGCCCCGCCGACCAGCGCGCCATCGACGTCATCGACGCTGAAAATCTCGGCAGCATTGGAAGCCTTTACCGACCCGCCGTAAAGAATGCGCACCGCCCCGCCCGCCTCGCCATATGCGGCAATCAACCGGCCTCGAAGCGCTGCATGCATTTCGTGGATGTCGTCGATCGAGGGGATCTTCCCTGTGCCGATCGCCCAGATCGGCTCATAGGCGATCGAAAAGTCGGTCGGATCGCCGATCGATCCGGGGATCGAAGCGTCCAGCTGCGCGCTGACCGTCGACACCGCCTGCCCCGCTTCGCGGATCGCATCCGATTCTCCAACGCACAGGATCACGTCCAGGCCCGCTGCCAGCGCGGCCTCCGCCTTCCCGCGCACGTCGGCATCGCTTTCGCCCTGCGCCTGGCGGCGCTCGCTATGGCCGACGATCGTGAGCGTCGCTCCCGCATCCAACAGCATAGCCGCGGAAATGCAGCCGGTGTGTGCGCCTTTGTCGGCCTGGTGAACGTCTTGGCCACCGATTGCGAAATCCGCGTGGCGCCGCGCCGCACGTTCGATCAGGGTTGCAGGCAGGCACAGTGCGACGTCGCAGCCATCGCCCGCCCCCATCGCAATCTCCCCGATCGCATCCAGATCGGCTGCGGTGCCGTGCATCTTCCAATTTCCAGCTACCAGCATCCGCCGCGCCATCCGCTCTCTCCCCTTCGCTCTTGCCCGGTCGTGGCCTAGCAACGCACGCCAATTACGCCAAGGCGTTGAACCTTTCGCCGCCCGTCCCTAAAGCGGCTGCTCGAAATTCAATTGAGCGAGATTGCCCCATCATGTTCGCCGCCATGCGCCGCCTGTCCAAATCCAAGTTCGGGACCGCGATTTTCGTCGCCTTCCTGCTGACGATCCTCGCCTCATTCGCGTTGGCGGACATGAACAGCTTCGGAAACAAGGGCGCCAAATCCGGGGTGATCGCAGAGATTGGCGACGAACAGGTCACCGACCGCGACCTCAGCACTGCATCGAAGCAGGCACTTAACCAGCTCCGTCAGCAAAATCCCACTGCCGACTATTCGGCACTGGCCACCTACTTCGACGACATCGTCAATGGCCTGATCGATGAGCATACCATCGCAGCGTTCGCGGCCGACCATGGCTTCGTCCTGTCGAAGCGACTGGTCGACGCCGAAATCGCCTCCAATCCCAACACGCGCGGGCTGGACGGCAAGTTCAGCGAACAGGCCTATGCCGCCTTTCTGCAGCAGGCCCAGCTGACCGACGCCGACCTTCGTCGACTGATCAGCAGCTCGCTGATCCAGCGCCAGATCGTCGCGCCCGCAGCGATTAACTATAAGGTGCCGCTCGGCGTCGCGCGTCCTTACGCCTCGATGCTGCTGGAAAAGCGTGAGGGCGAGCTGGGACTCGTAGCGATTGATCAGTTCGCGGCCGGCCTCAATCCCAGCGACGGCGACCTTCAGGCCTATTATTCGGCCAACCGCCAACGCTACCAGATGCCCGAGCAGCGGGTGCTGAAATATGCCCCGATCACGCTTGAGACGGTCAAACCGTCCGCGCCGACCGACGCCGAAGTCACTGCCTATTACAACGCCAACAAGGCCAGCTACGCCGGCAATGAAAGCCGCGTGATCAGCCAGGCGGTGGTCCAGGACAAGGCGGTCGCCGACGGCATCGCCGCTCGTGCCCGCGGCGGCCAGTCGTTCGCCGCGGCCGCGGCGCCTGCCGGCCTGTCGGCGGAAGACATCAGCGTCGGTCCGCAAACCAAGGCGGCCTTCACCGGTCTCGCGACCGCGCCGGTTGCCAACGCCGCATTCGCGGCCAATGCCGGCGCGATCGTGGGACCGATCAAGTCCGATCTCGGCTGGCACGTCATCAAGGTCGAATCGATCAAGTCCGCTGCCGGAAAATCGGTGGAGCAGGCACGTAGCGAAATCGTCGCCAAGCTGGCCGCCGACAAGAAGAAGGCCGCACTGAGCGAGGCGGTCGGCAAGATCCAGGACGCCATCGACGACGGCTCAAGCTTCGACGAGGCGGCCAAGTCGCTCGGCCTGCCGGTGACTACCACGCCGATGATCGACAGCGGCGGCAAGGATCGCAAGAATCCCGCTTACGTCTTCCCGGCCGCGCTTCAACCGGCGCTCAAGACGGGCTTCGAACTGGTTGCCGGGGA
It includes:
- a CDS encoding CTP synthase, with the translated sequence MARYIFITGGVVSSLGKGLLAASLGALLQARGFSVRIRKFDPYLNVDPGTMSPYQHGEVYVTDDGAETDLDLGHYERFTGVSARQSDNITSGRIYRDIIARERRGDYLGATVQVVPHVTNAIKEFAQADTDGLDFVICEIGGTVGDIESLPFVEAIRQLKNELGRGQACFVHTTLVPYLAAAGELKTKPTQHSVREMTSYGIQPDVLLCRAEREIPKAERAKIALFCNVPESAVIQALDARSIYDVPLQYHNEGLDDEVLKVFGITDAPDPDLTRWTDIMDRVDHPEGEVTIGVVGKYVGLPDAYKSLREALVHGGLANRVKVNIRWIDAEIFEKNDVDLAAELEPLHGILVPGGFGERGSEGKIASVKFAREREVPFFGICLGMQMACIEGARNTAGIEGASTTEFGETSEPVVGLITEWMSSEGLQKRTEATDLGGTMRLGAYTAALKGNSHVATVYGATEISERHRHRYEVNAHYRDALEKGGLVFSGLSPDGELPEIVERPDHPWFIGVQFHPELKSRPFEPHPLFAGFIGAAVKQSRLV
- the secG gene encoding preprotein translocase subunit SecG, with translation MFKFLLVVQAIVALLLVTAILMQRSEGGGLGVGGSSSGFMTARGAADFLTRATAILGAAFITLSILLAAIAGVTRESTSVDTSLVKDQPVQTAPATPAAPTGNETAPAVPLAQ
- the tpiA gene encoding triose-phosphate isomerase, producing the protein MARRMLVAGNWKMHGTAADLDAIGEIAMGAGDGCDVALCLPATLIERAARRHADFAIGGQDVHQADKGAHTGCISAAMLLDAGATLTIVGHSERRQAQGESDADVRGKAEAALAAGLDVILCVGESDAIREAGQAVSTVSAQLDASIPGSIGDPTDFSIAYEPIWAIGTGKIPSIDDIHEMHAALRGRLIAAYGEAGGAVRILYGGSVKASNAAEIFSVDDVDGALVGGASLKAADFLPIVEAARKS
- a CDS encoding peptidylprolyl isomerase, encoding MFAAMRRLSKSKFGTAIFVAFLLTILASFALADMNSFGNKGAKSGVIAEIGDEQVTDRDLSTASKQALNQLRQQNPTADYSALATYFDDIVNGLIDEHTIAAFAADHGFVLSKRLVDAEIASNPNTRGLDGKFSEQAYAAFLQQAQLTDADLRRLISSSLIQRQIVAPAAINYKVPLGVARPYASMLLEKREGELGLVAIDQFAAGLNPSDGDLQAYYSANRQRYQMPEQRVLKYAPITLETVKPSAPTDAEVTAYYNANKASYAGNESRVISQAVVQDKAVADGIAARARGGQSFAAAAAPAGLSAEDISVGPQTKAAFTGLATAPVANAAFAANAGAIVGPIKSDLGWHVIKVESIKSAAGKSVEQARSEIVAKLAADKKKAALSEAVGKIQDAIDDGSSFDEAAKSLGLPVTTTPMIDSGGKDRKNPAYVFPAALQPALKTGFELVAGDDPDVATLPNDAGFVLVGVDTIADAAPAPLADIKDRVRADWIKSKATDRARAVAAAIAAKVAKGMSMTDAVKQAGVPLPPVTPVNAVRIQLSQANADAVTALRMLFALSQGKSRMVADPQGRGFFIVKTNKIVPGDSSNQPNLVAQTAAEFQQTAGEELARQFVTAMAADQKVKRNEEAIKAAKQRITGTAK